The Apium graveolens cultivar Ventura chromosome 11, ASM990537v1, whole genome shotgun sequence genome has a window encoding:
- the LOC141698150 gene encoding 3-oxoacyl-[acyl-carrier-protein] synthase I, chloroplastic-like has protein sequence MAAATCSSGLIFKTRESGIANGVSLYQYNGLKAVGIKQVAANGGKTHGSISTSAPKCRTVEAMASPTVSAPKRETDPKKRIVITGMGVVSVFGNDVDTFYEKLLEGTSGITLIDRFDASTFSVRFAGQIRDFSSTGYIDGKNDRRLDDCWRYCLVAGRKALEDASLGPEVLETMDRSRIGVLVGSGMGGLTAFSNGVEALIQKGYKKITPFFIPYSITNMGSALLAIDTGLMGPNYSISTACATANYCFYAAANHIRRGEADVMVVGGTEAAVNATGVGGFIACRALSQRNDEPHRASRPWDKNRDGFVIGEGSGVLIMESLEHAMKRGANIVAEYLGGAITCDAHHMTDPRKDGLGVSSCITKSLEDAGVSPEEVNYVNAHATSTLAGDLAEFNAIKSVFKDTSEIKMNGTKSMIGHGLGAAGGLEAIATIKAMNTGWVHPTINQDDLEPSVTIDTVPNVKKQHEINVGISNSFGFGGHNSVVVFAPFKP, from the exons atgGCTGCTGCAACTTGTTCATCTGGTTTGATCTTTAAGACAAGAGAATCAGGAATTGCTAATGGGGTTTCTTTGTATCAATATAATGGATTAAAAGCTGTTGGAATTAAGCAAGTTGCTGCAAATGGTGGAAAGACTCATGGGTCCATCTCTACTTCTG CTCCAAAATGCAGAACTGTCGAGGCTATGGCTTCTCCAACTGTATCAGCTCCCAAACGAGAAACAGACCCCAAGAAGAGAATTGTCATTACTGGAATGGGCGTCGTTTCAGTTTTTGGTAATGATGTTGATACATTCTACGAGAAACTTCTTGAAGGAACAAGTGGAATCACCCTGATTGATAGGTTTGATGCCTCCACCTTTTCTGTTCGGTTTGCGGGTCAGATTCGCGATTTCTCCTCCACAGGATACATTGATGGAAAGAATGATCGCCGCCTTGACGACTGCTGGAGGTACTGTTTGGTTGCTGGTAGAAAGGCACTTGAGGATGCCAGCCTAGGACCAGAAGTACTCGAAACT ATGGATAGATCAAGAATTGGAGTACTTGTGGGCTCAGGCATGGGAGGTTTAACAGCCTTCAGCAATGGTGTAGAAGCTCTTATTCAAAAGGGATACAAAAAGATCACTCCGTTTTTCATTCCATATTCAATCACCAATATGGGATCAGCACTGTTGGCCATAGACACTGGCTTAATGGGACCCAATTACTCTATTTCAACAGCTTGTGCTACTGCAAACTATTGCTTTTATGCAGCTGCGAATCATATTAGAAGGGGTGAAGCAGATGTTATGGTAGTTGGTGGAACAGAGGCCGCTGTTAATGCAACTGGTGTTGGTGGCTTTATTGCTTGTCGAGCATTATCTCAAAGGAACGATGAACCCCATAGGGCTTCAAGACCATGGGATAAAAACCGTGATGGTTTTGTCATCGGAGAAGGTTCTGGCGTGCTG ATTATGGAAAGTTTGGAGCATGCCATGAAAAGAGGAGCTAACATTGTTGCAGAGTACTTGGGAGGTGCTATAACATGCGATGCTCACCACATGACTGATCCCCGCAAAGATGGTCTTGGAGTTTCATCTTGCATTACTAAGAGTTTGGAAGATGCTGGAGTTTCTCCTGAAGAG GTAAACTATGTCAATGCTCATGCCACATCTACTCTTGCTGGAGATTTGGCAGAGTTCAATGCCATCAAGTCAGTCTTTAAGGACACATCTGAGATAAAGATGAACGGAACCAAA TCAATGATTGGACATGGGTTAGGTGCTGCTGGAGGGCTGGAAGCCATTGCCACCATTAAGGCTATGAACACTGGCTGGGTACATCCAACCATTAACCAAGAT GATTTGGAGCCTTCGGTGACAATTGACACCGTTCCAAATGTCAAGAAACAGCACGAAATTAATGTTG GTATTTCTAATTCGTTTGGATTTGGTGGCCATAATTCTGTGGTTGTTTTTGCTCCTTTCAAGCCTTAA